Proteins from one Mycobacterium adipatum genomic window:
- a CDS encoding acyl-CoA dehydrogenase family protein, giving the protein MDVQEFRAAARAWLAANMPRVDPDNPPNYQIDDTAVWQRSRELQRRIHDGGFAGICFPAEYGGLGLTREYQRSFDDESAGYELPYPLNVPSLAICCATLLDVGSEAQKREHISAALRGEEILCQLLSEPGAGSDLASVTTRAELKDGNWVINGAKIWSTAVFAADYGLCLTRTDWTEPKHQGLTMFLVKIDAPGVTVRRIVDINGHAEFCEVFLDNVVLSPDAMVGELNNGWTVASTQLGHERRAMGGGSEFASGVEEFPDSNRNIDLVALARALGTTADPATRAGIGRLYARWAVHDTLIPHVMGRMATGELPAASASLIRLFVAETEHLANDVAVGLAGPGVVVGGAHDSAEERALAHNLLARQIISIGGGTTEMARNVISERVLNMPREFAADRGVPFNEVRSNRSS; this is encoded by the coding sequence ATGGATGTGCAGGAGTTCCGCGCCGCGGCCCGAGCCTGGCTGGCCGCCAACATGCCGCGCGTCGACCCGGACAACCCGCCGAACTATCAGATCGACGACACCGCGGTATGGCAGCGGTCGCGGGAACTGCAGCGCCGCATCCACGACGGCGGGTTCGCCGGGATCTGCTTCCCGGCCGAATACGGCGGCCTGGGCCTCACCCGGGAGTACCAGCGCTCGTTCGACGACGAGTCGGCCGGCTACGAACTGCCTTACCCGCTCAATGTGCCGTCGCTGGCCATCTGCTGTGCCACCCTGCTCGACGTCGGTTCCGAAGCCCAGAAGCGCGAGCACATCTCGGCCGCCCTGCGCGGTGAGGAGATCCTGTGCCAGCTGCTCTCGGAGCCCGGCGCGGGCTCGGACCTGGCCAGCGTCACCACCCGCGCCGAACTCAAGGACGGGAACTGGGTGATCAACGGCGCCAAGATCTGGTCCACGGCGGTGTTCGCGGCCGACTACGGGCTGTGCCTGACCCGCACCGACTGGACGGAGCCCAAACACCAGGGTCTGACGATGTTCCTGGTCAAGATCGACGCCCCGGGTGTGACGGTGCGGCGCATCGTGGACATCAACGGGCACGCCGAGTTCTGTGAGGTATTCCTTGACAACGTCGTGCTGTCTCCGGACGCCATGGTGGGCGAGCTCAACAACGGATGGACGGTGGCCTCCACCCAGCTCGGTCATGAACGCCGCGCCATGGGCGGCGGGTCCGAATTCGCCAGCGGCGTAGAGGAATTCCCGGACTCCAACCGCAACATCGACCTGGTGGCGCTGGCCCGTGCGCTGGGCACCACGGCGGACCCGGCCACCCGGGCGGGCATCGGCCGGCTGTATGCGCGGTGGGCGGTGCACGACACGCTGATCCCGCACGTTATGGGCAGGATGGCCACCGGTGAACTCCCGGCCGCGTCGGCCTCGCTGATCCGGTTGTTCGTCGCCGAGACCGAGCACCTGGCCAACGACGTGGCCGTCGGGCTGGCCGGGCCGGGCGTGGTGGTGGGCGGTGCACACGACTCCGCGGAGGAGCGCGCGCTGGCCCACAACCTGCTGGCCCGCCAGATCATCTCGATCGGCGGTGGCACCACCGAGATGGCCCGCAATGTGATCAGCGAGCGGGTGCTGAACATGCCCCGTGAGTTCGCCGCCGATCGCGGCGTCCCGTTCAACGAGGTGCGCAGCAACCGGTCCAGCTAG
- a CDS encoding acyl-CoA dehydrogenase family protein, whose product MGLLRDGVPGRAATGFTAVECDGGYTLSGSAERVEAAPQAEVFLVPAGTPAGVLQFLVPADAPGVHVTRVRSIDLVRQYGTVDLDGVTVGAALGDSAQTERAIHRQWQTAVLLRTVEMVGALRQAFDITFAWAFDRYSFGRPLASYQVLKHRYADLFLGLQACESIVDAAVAAVAAGSDDADVLLSAAKSFVGEHGVSALHDCIQLHGGIGVTWEHDLHLYLRRVSLNANTFGTPHDHQLALADHVEKEHG is encoded by the coding sequence GTGGGCCTTCTCCGGGACGGTGTACCCGGCAGGGCGGCAACCGGTTTCACCGCCGTGGAATGCGACGGCGGATACACGCTGTCCGGGTCGGCCGAACGGGTGGAGGCCGCCCCGCAGGCCGAGGTGTTCCTGGTGCCGGCCGGCACTCCCGCCGGTGTCCTGCAATTCTTGGTGCCCGCGGACGCACCCGGTGTGCACGTCACCCGGGTGCGTTCCATCGACCTGGTCCGCCAGTACGGCACCGTGGACCTCGACGGGGTCACGGTCGGCGCGGCCCTGGGCGATTCCGCCCAGACCGAACGGGCCATCCACCGGCAGTGGCAGACGGCGGTACTGCTGCGCACCGTCGAGATGGTCGGCGCGCTGCGGCAGGCCTTCGACATCACCTTCGCGTGGGCGTTCGACCGGTACTCCTTCGGCCGCCCGCTGGCCTCCTATCAGGTGCTCAAACACCGCTACGCCGACCTGTTCCTGGGGCTGCAGGCCTGCGAGTCGATCGTCGACGCGGCGGTCGCGGCCGTCGCCGCGGGGTCTGACGACGCCGACGTCCTGCTGAGTGCCGCCAAATCCTTCGTCGGCGAACACGGGGTGTCCGCACTGCACGACTGCATCCAGTTGCACGGCGGTATCGGGGTCACCTGGGAGCATGATCTGCATCTGTACCTGCGCCGGGTTTCCCTGAACGCCAACACCTTCGGCACTCCGCACGACCACCAGCTGGCGCTGGCCGACCACGTCGAGAAGGAGCACGGGTGA
- a CDS encoding acyl-CoA dehydrogenase family protein, giving the protein MDFSRVELSDEDKAFQSELRDLLSRVVTEDVIRRDRETGDNFDEGVHLALGAAGYLEREFTSEEDGGFTRVQRRIWALERRRAEVPWVTWGTTIMIARSVAKFSTPEVRDEVLRGVFDGTVRMCLGYTEPEGGSDVATCKTRAVRDGDQWIINGSKMFTTGAHNCQYVFLITNTDPDAPKHKSLTMFLVPLDTPGIEIQGIRTVDGDRTNIVYYSDVRVDDRYRMGEVNGGWTVVREPLDAEHGAVAAADDGLDDVAIMSHQAMFMAEAADNVAALVAGTGSIEDGSVAYRLGRAHARLEVALSSPSIFGRVAIAQTMRDISPDLMDIAGSVAALPIGSDGGADDRSEYVYRFAPLVGIYGGTLEVFRNMIAQHVLGMGKPNYSPPAKKVS; this is encoded by the coding sequence ATGGACTTCTCACGCGTCGAACTCTCCGACGAGGACAAGGCCTTTCAGAGCGAGCTGCGCGACCTGCTGTCCCGGGTGGTCACCGAGGACGTCATCCGCCGCGACCGGGAGACCGGGGACAACTTCGACGAAGGCGTACACCTGGCTCTCGGCGCCGCCGGTTACCTGGAACGTGAATTCACGTCCGAAGAGGATGGCGGATTCACCCGCGTGCAGCGCCGCATCTGGGCATTGGAGCGGCGCCGCGCCGAGGTGCCGTGGGTGACCTGGGGGACGACCATCATGATCGCCCGCTCGGTGGCCAAGTTCAGCACCCCCGAGGTCCGGGACGAGGTGCTGCGTGGCGTGTTCGACGGCACGGTCCGGATGTGCCTGGGCTACACCGAACCCGAGGGCGGCTCCGATGTGGCCACCTGCAAGACCCGCGCCGTGCGCGACGGTGACCAGTGGATCATCAATGGCTCCAAGATGTTCACCACCGGTGCGCACAACTGCCAGTACGTCTTCCTGATCACCAATACCGACCCGGACGCGCCGAAGCACAAGAGCCTGACCATGTTCCTGGTGCCGCTGGACACCCCGGGCATCGAGATCCAGGGCATCCGCACGGTCGACGGTGACCGCACCAATATCGTCTACTACTCCGACGTCCGCGTCGACGACAGGTACCGGATGGGGGAGGTGAACGGCGGCTGGACCGTGGTGCGCGAACCGCTCGATGCCGAACACGGCGCGGTCGCCGCGGCCGACGACGGTCTCGACGACGTCGCGATCATGTCGCATCAGGCGATGTTCATGGCCGAGGCCGCCGACAACGTCGCCGCCCTGGTGGCCGGCACGGGTTCCATCGAGGACGGGTCGGTCGCCTACCGGTTGGGACGCGCGCACGCCCGATTGGAGGTGGCGCTGTCCAGTCCGAGCATCTTCGGCCGGGTCGCCATCGCCCAGACCATGCGCGACATCTCCCCGGACCTGATGGATATCGCGGGTTCGGTTGCGGCCCTGCCGATCGGGTCCGACGGCGGGGCCGACGACCGCAGCGAATACGTGTACCGGTTCGCCCCGCTGGTCGGCATCTACGGCGGCACGCTGGAGGTGTTCCGCAACATGATCGCCCAGCACGTGCTGGGGATGGGCAAGCCGAACTACTCGCCGCCGGCCAAGAAGGTCTCGTGA
- a CDS encoding acyl-CoA dehydrogenase family protein, whose protein sequence is MDRHELRRLDYSLTEDHKDLQAAYRQFFKTHCDIETVRAAEPSGFDKSLWERLCGMGATTMGLPEAVGGDGATLVDLTLVAEEIGRALAPVPWIDHVVAARLLARLGVLESAEIVAGTQLVALDPQQVAPSGARLIPAGSIADHILVRDCSGDGAVVQLGFSTRPAKVDNIGKLPMAWVDPATADSRTVVAGGAQAFAEYQRALDEWRLLTAAALVGLVEETMTIAAEFAKTRYTLGVPISTLQGISHPLANIAITVHGGRGLARRAAWFLDNEPDERPELGPSAFVFMAEEAAKAATMAVHVQGGLGVSAEAAATAYLVRARGWALAGGDPGAAAVRIAQIVSARESQSAPNVKG, encoded by the coding sequence ATGGACCGTCACGAGCTGCGCAGGCTGGACTACAGCCTCACCGAGGACCACAAGGATCTGCAGGCGGCGTACCGACAGTTCTTCAAGACGCACTGCGATATCGAGACGGTGCGCGCGGCCGAACCGTCCGGCTTCGACAAGAGCCTGTGGGAACGGTTGTGCGGTATGGGCGCAACCACCATGGGCCTACCCGAGGCCGTCGGCGGTGACGGCGCCACCCTGGTGGACCTGACCTTGGTCGCCGAGGAGATCGGCCGAGCGCTGGCCCCGGTGCCGTGGATCGACCATGTCGTCGCCGCCCGGCTGCTCGCCCGGTTGGGGGTGCTGGAATCCGCCGAGATCGTGGCGGGCACCCAGCTGGTGGCACTGGATCCCCAGCAGGTCGCGCCCAGCGGTGCGCGGCTGATCCCGGCCGGCTCGATCGCCGACCATATCCTCGTCCGCGACTGCTCGGGTGACGGAGCCGTCGTGCAGCTCGGTTTCTCGACCCGGCCCGCGAAGGTGGACAACATCGGCAAGCTGCCGATGGCGTGGGTGGATCCCGCGACCGCGGACTCCCGGACCGTGGTGGCCGGTGGTGCGCAGGCATTCGCCGAGTACCAACGGGCCCTGGACGAATGGCGGCTGCTCACCGCGGCGGCACTGGTCGGGCTGGTCGAGGAGACGATGACCATCGCCGCGGAGTTCGCCAAGACCCGCTACACCCTGGGGGTGCCGATCTCCACCCTGCAGGGCATCTCGCATCCGTTGGCCAATATCGCCATCACCGTGCACGGTGGGCGGGGGTTGGCTCGCCGGGCCGCGTGGTTCCTGGACAACGAACCCGACGAACGCCCCGAACTCGGGCCGTCGGCCTTCGTGTTCATGGCCGAGGAGGCGGCCAAGGCCGCCACCATGGCCGTGCACGTGCAGGGTGGGCTCGGTGTCTCGGCGGAGGCGGCGGCCACCGCCTACCTGGTCCGGGCCCGTGGCTGGGCCCTGGCCGGTGGCGACCCGGGGGCTGCCGCCGTCCGCATCGCCCAGATCGTCTCGGCTCGGGAGAGCCAGTCGGCCCCGAATGTGAAGGGATGA
- a CDS encoding amidohydrolase family protein, whose protein sequence is MTQRVIDCLANVHFGETENQPTFMKKVRDDYFKGPKSLYDPIDLGQLLDEMDTHGVQRAVLMDSLAKPSVTARTFVEAHPDRFSLAMGGVNLLRPIPSLRELQAISKDLPVVYTVVGPSFWGDGQYPPSDAVYYPLYTKCAELELPLCVNTGLPGPPIPGEVQNPIHLDRVCVRFPELKLCMIHGADPWWDIAIRMLIKYQNLRLMTSAWSPKRLPESLIHFMRTRGKDKIIFASDFPVLRMERVVPEALALDLPADVMDNYLYTNAHDFFFGKGN, encoded by the coding sequence ATGACCCAGCGGGTGATCGACTGCCTGGCCAACGTGCACTTCGGCGAGACGGAGAACCAGCCCACCTTCATGAAGAAGGTGCGCGACGACTACTTCAAGGGCCCGAAGTCGCTGTACGACCCCATCGATCTGGGGCAGCTGCTCGACGAGATGGACACCCACGGGGTGCAGCGGGCGGTCCTGATGGACTCGCTGGCCAAACCGTCGGTCACGGCCCGCACGTTCGTCGAAGCGCATCCGGATCGGTTCTCGCTGGCGATGGGCGGGGTCAACCTGTTGCGGCCGATCCCGTCGCTGCGCGAACTGCAGGCCATCAGCAAGGACCTACCGGTGGTCTACACGGTGGTGGGCCCCAGCTTCTGGGGTGACGGGCAGTACCCGCCCAGCGATGCGGTGTACTACCCGCTCTACACCAAGTGCGCCGAACTGGAACTGCCGCTGTGCGTGAACACCGGACTGCCCGGACCGCCCATCCCCGGTGAGGTGCAGAACCCGATTCACCTGGACCGGGTGTGTGTGCGGTTCCCCGAGTTGAAGCTGTGCATGATCCACGGCGCGGACCCGTGGTGGGACATCGCGATCCGGATGCTGATCAAGTACCAGAACCTGCGCCTGATGACCTCGGCATGGTCGCCGAAACGCTTGCCGGAAAGCCTGATCCATTTCATGCGCACCCGTGGCAAGGACAAGATCATCTTCGCCTCCGACTTCCCGGTGCTGCGGATGGAACGCGTGGTGCCCGAAGCGCTGGCGCTGGATCTGCCCGCCGACGTGATGGACAACTACCTCTACACCAACGCCCACGATTTCTTCTTCGGGAAAGGCAACTGA
- a CDS encoding acyl-CoA synthetase has protein sequence MTEWTIGAVIDAIADAVPDREMTVCGTRRSTFAQGADRTRRLANFLARHGLGAHVERDKLHRWECGQDRVALLMHNDLYPDAVIGCLKARTVPVNVNYHYAPGEVADLLEYLQPRAIIYHRSLGATFADVLSAELLISVDDGDGAEITGSVSWDEALAQGDADCAPPGSPDDLLMVCTGGTTGRPKGVLWRQGDIYVSSMNGADHEDVGEIHQKVANAGPPWFAVSPLMHAAGMWTAFSGLLSGQTVVLHDTKASFDPATVLETAEREKIGLMTMVGDAYAAPLVEELGRRSYELSSMFAIGTGGAATNPKHQRALLEHIPQITIINGFGSSETGNMGFGHTQRQTETADTFQLRAGGLVLAEDYTRFLEPGEAQVGWAARNGRIPLGYFDDAEATAKTFPEVDGQRVVVSGDRAALESDGTLRLYGRDSLVVNTGGEKVFVEEVEAVLRAHPAVADALVVGRPSERWGEEIIGIVAARADVTADTLRRHCATDLARFKIPKDVLFVERIRRLGNGKADYRWAKTYAAQQLETTS, from the coding sequence GTGACCGAATGGACCATCGGCGCCGTCATCGACGCCATCGCCGACGCGGTACCGGACCGGGAGATGACGGTGTGCGGCACCCGGCGCAGCACGTTCGCCCAGGGCGCCGACCGGACCCGGCGGCTGGCCAACTTCCTGGCCCGCCATGGGCTCGGGGCGCATGTCGAACGCGACAAGCTGCACCGCTGGGAGTGCGGGCAGGACCGGGTGGCGCTGTTGATGCACAACGACCTGTACCCGGACGCGGTGATCGGCTGCCTGAAGGCCCGTACCGTGCCGGTCAACGTCAACTACCACTACGCACCGGGTGAGGTCGCTGACCTGCTGGAGTATCTGCAGCCGCGGGCGATCATCTACCACCGCTCGCTCGGCGCCACGTTCGCCGACGTGCTGAGCGCGGAACTGCTGATCTCGGTGGACGACGGCGACGGTGCCGAGATCACCGGGTCGGTGTCCTGGGATGAGGCACTGGCGCAGGGGGATGCGGACTGCGCTCCGCCCGGATCGCCGGATGACCTGTTGATGGTCTGTACCGGGGGTACCACGGGGCGACCCAAGGGCGTGCTGTGGCGACAGGGTGACATCTACGTCTCCTCGATGAACGGCGCCGACCACGAAGACGTCGGCGAGATCCACCAGAAGGTGGCCAATGCCGGGCCGCCGTGGTTCGCGGTGTCCCCGCTGATGCACGCCGCCGGGATGTGGACCGCGTTCTCCGGCCTGCTGTCCGGGCAGACCGTCGTCCTGCACGACACCAAGGCCAGCTTCGATCCGGCCACCGTGCTGGAAACCGCCGAGCGGGAGAAGATCGGGCTGATGACCATGGTCGGCGACGCCTACGCCGCGCCCCTGGTCGAGGAACTCGGCCGGCGCAGCTACGAGCTGTCCTCGATGTTCGCCATCGGCACCGGCGGGGCGGCGACCAACCCGAAACACCAACGGGCACTGCTGGAACACATCCCGCAGATCACCATCATCAACGGCTTCGGCTCCTCGGAAACCGGCAACATGGGCTTCGGGCACACCCAGCGTCAGACCGAGACCGCCGACACCTTCCAACTGCGGGCCGGCGGACTGGTGCTGGCCGAGGACTACACGCGCTTCCTGGAACCCGGGGAAGCTCAGGTCGGCTGGGCGGCACGCAACGGCCGGATCCCGCTGGGCTACTTCGACGACGCCGAGGCCACCGCCAAGACCTTCCCCGAGGTGGACGGGCAGCGCGTGGTGGTTTCCGGGGACCGAGCGGCCCTGGAATCCGATGGCACACTGCGCCTTTACGGTCGCGACTCGCTGGTGGTGAACACCGGCGGGGAGAAGGTCTTCGTCGAGGAGGTCGAGGCGGTGCTGCGTGCGCATCCCGCGGTCGCCGATGCGCTGGTGGTCGGCCGGCCCAGCGAGCGCTGGGGCGAGGAGATCATCGGGATCGTCGCCGCCCGCGCCGACGTCACCGCGGACACGCTGCGCCGGCATTGCGCCACCGACCTGGCGCGCTTCAAGATCCCCAAGGACGTGCTGTTCGTCGAACGAATCCGACGACTGGGTAATGGCAAGGCCGACTACCGGTGGGCGAAAACCTATGCGGCGCAACAACTGGAGACGACGTCATGA
- a CDS encoding amidohydrolase family protein — translation MTDTPERLPYLAVDVDNHYYEPIDAFTRHLPKEFRSRGVQMLNDGKRIYAVFGGVVNHFIPNPSFDPIIEPGCLDLLFRGEIPEGVDPASLMKVDRLADHPEYQNRDARLKVLDRQRLETVFMLPTFACGVEEGLKHDVEATMASVHAFNLWLDEDWGFHRPDGRFVSAPIISLADPVKAVEEVEFVLGRGAKLVCVRPAPVPGEVRPRSLGDPVHDPVWARLAEAGVPVVFHLSDSGYMAIPALWGGSGVFRGFGKRDPLDMVIMDDRAIHDTIASMIVHQVFTRHPTLKVASIENGSYFVYRLIKRLKKSANNAPYHYKEDPVEQLRNHLWIAPYYEDDVKLLADTIGVDKILFGSDWPHGEGLADPTTFTADIPQFPEFSLEDTRKVMRDNALELLGDVNRVAPGVRDLTATV, via the coding sequence ATGACCGACACCCCGGAGCGCCTGCCCTATCTGGCCGTCGACGTCGACAACCACTACTACGAGCCGATCGACGCGTTCACCCGGCACCTGCCCAAGGAGTTCCGCAGCCGCGGCGTGCAGATGCTCAACGACGGTAAACGGATCTACGCGGTGTTCGGGGGCGTGGTCAACCACTTCATCCCGAACCCGTCCTTCGACCCGATCATCGAACCGGGCTGCCTGGATCTGCTGTTCCGCGGTGAGATCCCCGAGGGCGTCGACCCGGCCTCGCTGATGAAGGTCGACCGGCTCGCCGACCATCCCGAGTACCAGAATCGGGACGCCCGGCTCAAGGTGCTGGACCGGCAGCGCCTGGAGACCGTGTTCATGCTGCCGACCTTCGCCTGCGGCGTGGAGGAGGGCCTCAAACACGACGTCGAGGCCACCATGGCCTCGGTGCACGCATTCAACCTGTGGCTGGACGAGGACTGGGGTTTCCACCGGCCCGACGGGCGATTCGTCTCGGCGCCGATCATCTCGCTGGCCGATCCGGTGAAAGCGGTCGAGGAGGTCGAGTTCGTGCTCGGGCGCGGCGCCAAACTGGTGTGCGTGCGCCCGGCGCCGGTGCCGGGCGAGGTGCGGCCCCGCTCACTCGGCGATCCGGTGCACGACCCGGTGTGGGCGCGGCTGGCCGAGGCCGGCGTGCCGGTCGTGTTCCACCTGTCCGACTCCGGCTATATGGCGATCCCGGCGCTGTGGGGTGGCAGCGGGGTGTTCCGGGGCTTCGGCAAGCGCGATCCGCTCGACATGGTGATCATGGACGACCGGGCGATCCACGACACCATCGCCTCGATGATCGTGCACCAGGTGTTCACCCGGCACCCCACGCTCAAGGTGGCCAGCATCGAGAACGGCTCCTACTTCGTCTACCGACTGATCAAGCGGCTCAAGAAATCCGCCAACAACGCGCCCTATCACTACAAAGAGGACCCGGTCGAGCAATTGCGCAACCACCTCTGGATCGCGCCCTATTACGAAGACGACGTGAAGCTGCTGGCCGACACCATCGGGGTGGACAAGATCCTGTTCGGGTCGGATTGGCCGCACGGCGAGGGCCTGGCCGACCCGACCACCTTCACCGCCGACATCCCGCAGTTCCCCGAGTTCAGCCTGGAGGACACCCGAAAGGTGATGCGCGACAACGCACTCGAACTTCTCGGCGACGTCAACCGCGTCGCGCCGGGCGTCCGCGATCTGACCGCAACGGTCTGA
- a CDS encoding enoyl-CoA hydratase, producing the protein MTVADGVGTDAVLYDVSEAGVAVITLNRPERLNSWGADISRGVYACVDRAEADPAVRAIVLTGTGKGFCAGAYMGAMQDLGESIDGDTDVSKIVGERHPHFLTTLRKPVIAAVNGACVGIGLTHALMCDVRFAAAGAKFATAFPRRGLIGEYGITWILPRLAGWGASADLLLSGRTFLAEEAAQLGLVKAVVPPEELLPTALAYAEDLARNCSPTSMAVIKSQLYGDAHDPVAEVSGRAEKLMHESMVRPDLIEGITAFFEKRPPNFPALQER; encoded by the coding sequence ATGACCGTTGCTGACGGTGTGGGCACCGACGCCGTGCTCTACGACGTGTCCGAGGCCGGGGTCGCCGTCATCACCCTGAACCGGCCGGAGCGGCTGAACTCCTGGGGTGCGGACATCTCCCGCGGTGTCTACGCCTGCGTCGACCGGGCCGAAGCCGACCCCGCGGTGCGGGCCATCGTGCTGACCGGCACCGGCAAGGGTTTCTGCGCCGGCGCCTACATGGGTGCCATGCAGGACCTGGGGGAGTCCATCGACGGCGATACCGACGTCAGCAAGATCGTCGGCGAGCGGCACCCACACTTCCTCACCACACTGCGCAAGCCCGTCATCGCCGCGGTCAACGGTGCCTGCGTCGGCATCGGGCTCACCCACGCCCTGATGTGCGACGTCCGGTTCGCGGCGGCCGGTGCCAAGTTCGCGACCGCCTTCCCGCGGCGTGGCCTGATCGGCGAGTACGGCATCACCTGGATCCTGCCGCGGCTGGCCGGGTGGGGCGCGTCGGCGGACCTGCTGCTGTCCGGGCGGACCTTCCTGGCCGAGGAGGCCGCCCAACTCGGTTTGGTGAAAGCGGTTGTGCCGCCGGAGGAGCTGCTGCCCACCGCGCTGGCCTATGCCGAAGATCTGGCACGCAACTGCTCGCCGACGTCGATGGCGGTGATCAAGAGTCAGCTCTACGGCGACGCCCACGACCCGGTCGCCGAGGTGAGTGGTCGTGCCGAGAAGCTCATGCACGAATCCATGGTCCGCCCCGACCTGATCGAGGGCATCACCGCGTTCTTCGAGAAGCGGCCGCCGAATTTCCCTGCGTTACAAGAGCGTTGA
- a CDS encoding SDR family NAD(P)-dependent oxidoreductase — translation MDLGFTGAATVVVGGGRGMGLATARCLADDGARVALLGRSRAVLDTAAADLARRGSPDAVAVVADIGDDAAVRRTFAELGERWGGQINALINTVGPDAAGTFEELSDEQWREAFDAGLMGMVRCVRAALPLLRNAEWARIVNFSAHSTQRQSTRLPAYTAAKAALASVSKNLSLQLAADEIMVNVVSPGSISSEALKGWAASVGVDGDDPYALMAAIDEHFGHPAHLPRAGLPSEIGPVAAFLASKRNSYMTGANVNVDGGSDFL, via the coding sequence ATGGATCTCGGGTTCACCGGAGCGGCCACCGTGGTGGTGGGCGGTGGCCGCGGGATGGGATTGGCCACCGCCCGATGCCTGGCCGATGACGGGGCGCGGGTGGCCCTCCTCGGGCGTTCCCGTGCGGTACTCGACACCGCCGCCGCGGATCTGGCCCGTCGGGGGAGCCCGGACGCGGTGGCGGTCGTCGCCGACATCGGTGACGATGCCGCCGTCCGGCGGACGTTCGCCGAACTCGGTGAACGGTGGGGCGGCCAGATCAACGCCCTGATCAACACGGTGGGACCGGATGCTGCCGGCACCTTCGAGGAGTTGAGTGACGAGCAATGGCGGGAAGCCTTCGACGCCGGCCTGATGGGCATGGTGCGCTGTGTGCGGGCCGCACTGCCGTTGCTGCGCAACGCCGAATGGGCCCGCATCGTGAACTTCTCGGCGCACTCCACGCAGCGGCAGAGCACTCGGCTGCCCGCCTACACCGCGGCCAAGGCCGCGCTGGCCAGTGTGTCGAAGAACCTGTCCCTGCAGCTGGCGGCCGACGAGATCATGGTCAACGTGGTGTCACCGGGCAGTATCTCGTCCGAGGCGCTGAAGGGCTGGGCGGCATCGGTCGGGGTGGACGGTGACGATCCGTACGCCTTGATGGCGGCCATCGACGAGCACTTCGGGCACCCCGCGCACCTGCCGCGGGCCGGACTGCCGAGCGAGATCGGCCCGGTGGCGGCGTTTTTGGCGTCCAAGCGCAATTCGTACATGACCGGCGCGAACGTCAACGTCGACGGCGGCAGCGACTTCCTCTGA
- a CDS encoding crotonase/enoyl-CoA hydratase family protein: MADEILTERRGRTLVITINRPQARNAFNLPVAQGLAAAMDELDDSPELSVGVLTGAGGNFSAGMDLKAFASGELPYVPGRGIGFTERPPRKPLIAAVEGYALAGGTEMVLATDLIVASREAKFGIPEVKRGLVAGGGGLLRLPHRIPYQKALELALTGENFTAEQAVEWGFVNKLTEPGEALAGALELAEKITANGPLAVAATKEIIVKSAEWSQAEMWEKQNAIMAPVFGSKDAIEGATAFAEKRAPNWTGS, from the coding sequence GTGGCCGACGAAATTCTGACCGAGCGCCGGGGTCGCACCCTGGTCATCACCATCAACCGGCCGCAAGCGCGCAATGCCTTCAATCTGCCGGTGGCCCAAGGCCTCGCGGCGGCGATGGACGAGCTGGACGACAGTCCCGAACTGTCGGTCGGCGTGCTCACCGGCGCGGGTGGGAACTTCAGTGCCGGTATGGATCTCAAGGCGTTCGCCTCGGGGGAACTGCCCTACGTGCCAGGGCGTGGCATCGGTTTCACCGAACGCCCGCCGCGCAAGCCCCTGATCGCCGCCGTGGAGGGGTACGCGCTGGCCGGCGGCACCGAGATGGTGCTGGCCACCGATCTGATCGTGGCGTCTCGGGAAGCCAAGTTCGGCATCCCCGAGGTCAAGCGTGGCCTGGTTGCCGGTGGTGGCGGCCTGTTGCGTCTGCCGCACCGCATCCCGTACCAGAAGGCCCTCGAGCTCGCGCTCACCGGCGAGAACTTCACCGCCGAGCAGGCTGTGGAATGGGGCTTCGTCAACAAGCTGACCGAACCCGGCGAGGCGCTGGCCGGCGCGCTGGAGCTAGCCGAGAAGATCACCGCCAACGGACCGCTCGCCGTGGCGGCCACCAAGGAGATCATCGTCAAGTCCGCCGAGTGGAGCCAGGCCGAGATGTGGGAGAAGCAGAACGCCATCATGGCCCCGGTGTTCGGTTCCAAGGATGCCATCGAGGGTGCTACCGCGTTCGCGGAAAAGCGCGCCCCGAACTGGACTGGGAGTTAA